The following are encoded in a window of Arcobacter arenosus genomic DNA:
- the purQ gene encoding phosphoribosylformylglycinamidine synthase I codes for MNVTVLQFPGTNCEYDTKYAFEKLGCEVKILWHKETKLPEDTELLVIPGGFSYGDYLRSGAIARFANIMDSVQEYAAKGGKVLGICNGFQILLEAGLLPGAMKRNDSLHFISKFNHLKVINNDNIFLSRLKLDEVVNIPVAHHDGNYYIDDEGLKELEENGQILLKYCDENGEVKNLNGSVSQIAGICNKEKNVFGLMPHPERAMEDLLGCDDGVIMLKGFLK; via the coding sequence ATGAATGTTACTGTACTACAATTTCCAGGTACTAACTGTGAGTATGATACAAAATATGCTTTTGAAAAACTTGGATGTGAAGTAAAAATTTTATGGCATAAAGAAACAAAACTTCCAGAAGATACAGAACTTTTGGTTATCCCTGGTGGGTTCTCTTATGGAGATTATTTAAGATCAGGGGCAATCGCTAGATTTGCAAATATTATGGATTCAGTTCAAGAATATGCTGCAAAAGGTGGTAAAGTTTTAGGTATTTGTAATGGTTTCCAAATTCTTTTAGAAGCTGGATTATTACCTGGTGCTATGAAAAGAAATGATTCTTTACACTTTATTTCTAAATTTAACCATTTAAAAGTTATTAATAATGATAATATCTTTTTATCAAGATTAAAACTTGATGAAGTTGTTAATATCCCAGTTGCACACCATGATGGTAACTATTATATTGATGATGAAGGTTTAAAAGAACTTGAAGAAAATGGTCAAATTTTATTAAAATATTGTGATGAAAATGGTGAAGTTAAAAATCTTAATGGTTCAGTTTCTCAAATTGCAGGTATTTGTAATAAAGAGAAAAATGTATTTGGATTAATGCCACATCCAGAAAGAGCAATGGAAGACTTACTTGGTTGTGATGATGGTGTTATCATGCTAAAAGGGTTTTTAAAATAG